A region from the Brassica napus cultivar Da-Ae chromosome C8, Da-Ae, whole genome shotgun sequence genome encodes:
- the LOC106403010 gene encoding fatty acid desaturase 4, chloroplastic-like gives MAVSLQTKYPLRPITNNIPSTHRSSLLHVRVTCSATTTTNKPQAKLLVENRFMSPPLSNDPSLQSTWTHRLWVAAGCTTLFASLSKSIIGAVGSHIWLEPALAGYAGYILADLGSGVYHWAIDNYGDESTPIVGTQIGAFQGHHKWPWTITRRQFANNLHALARVITFTVLPLDLAFNDPVVHGFVSTFAFCIMFSQQFHAWAHGTKSKLPRVVVALQDMGVLVSRREHAEHHRAPYNNNYCIVSGAWNKVLDESKVFEALEMVLYFKLGVRPRSWSEPNSEWTEETDSSNNQA, from the coding sequence ATGGCTGTATCACTTCAAACCAAGTACCCTCTAAGACCCATCACCAACAACATTCCAAGTACGCACCGTTCTTCACTTCTCCATGTTCGTGTCACGTGCTCTGCTACTACCACCACGAACAAGCCTCAAGCTAAGCTTCTGGTTGAGAACCGTTTTATGAGTCCTCCTCTTTCCAACGACCCATCTCTCCAGTCAACATGGACTCATCGTTTATGGGTTGCAGCTGGTTGCACTACATTGTTTGCTTCTTTATCTAAATCTATCATTGGCGCGGTTGGTTCTCATATCTGGTTAGAACCAGCTCTCGCCGGTTATGCAGGGTACATCCTGGCTGATCTAGGCTCTGGTGTGTACCATTGGGCCATTGATAACTATGGTGATGAGTCAACTCCTATAGTAGGAACCCAAATCGGAGCTTTTCAGGGTCACCACAAGTGGCCTTGGACAATTACGAGAAGACAATTTGCTAACAATCTACAcgctctggctcgagtcataaCCTTCACGGTGCTTCCACTAGACCTTGCGTTTAATGACCCGGTGGTTCATGGCTTTGTGAGCACGTTTGCGTTTTGCATAATGTTTAGCCAGCAGTTCCATGCTTGGGCTCATGGAACCAAGAGCAAGCTTCCACGTGTCGTGGTAGCGTTGCAGGACATGGGAGTGCTTGTTTCAAGGAGAGAGCATGCTGAACACCACAGAGCACCGTATAACAACAATTACTGCATTGTGAGTGGGGCTTGGAACAAAGTTTTGGATGAAAGTAAGGTCTTTGAAGCGTTAGAGATGGTGTTGTATTTCAAGCTTGGGGTGAGACCGAGGTCGTGGAGCGAGCCAAACTCTGAGTGGACAGAAGAAACAGACAGCTCCAACAACCAAGCATAA
- the LOC106403011 gene encoding UPF0725 protein At5g63820 isoform X3 — protein sequence MTSLWDMEEETGNEPSLFDYRGGDDSDSQADGLDPPTLYRQWGDDPNYDIRLCGRIGLQCYNLQKGTNFKFKSWEICRDQMTSSDDSFITLEATDPATGSVLSFQTLLSDFGPRRSLGVRLLWINLASRIEPIQTSGNERLDDNWDKSVVHEFYKGPMPKWFSDEALERDSRKYYVVPESELHDNDWLQLLMEVALFSKTNHM from the exons ATGACAAGTTTGTGGGATATGGAGGAGGAGACTGGGAACGAACCGTCGCTGTTTGATTATCGTGGAGGAGATGATTCGGACTCCCAA GCTGATGGTCTGGATCCGCCTACATTATACAGGCAGTGGGGAGATGATCCTAACTATGATATCCGTCTCTGTGGTAGGATTGGACTCCAGTGCTACAATCTTCAGAAG gGAACAAACTTTAAGTTTAAGAGTTGGGAGATTTGTAGGGATCAGATGACTTCATCCGATGACTCGTTCATAACTTTGGAGGCAACGGATCCTGCCACTGGCTCGGTCTTGTCTTTTCAGACGCTGTTAAGCGATTTTGGACCTCGCCGTTCATTGGGTGTCAGACTTTTGTGGATCAACTTAGCCTCCAGAATCGAACCTATAC AGACATCAGGTAACGAGCGTCTGGATGATAATTGGGACAAGAGCGTAGTACATGAATTCTACAAAGGTCCAATGCCCAAATGGTTTTCTGATGAAGCCTTGGAACGTGACAGTAGAAAATATTATGTG GTGCCTGAATCAGAGCTGCATGACAATGACTGGCTGCAACTTCTCATGGAAGTCGCTTTATTCTCCAAAACAAATC ACATGTAA
- the LOC106403011 gene encoding UPF0725 protein At5g63820 isoform X4 yields MTSLWDMEEETGNEPSLFDYRGGDDSDSQADGLDPPTLYRQWGDDPNYDIRLCGRIGLQCYNLQKGTNFKFKSWEICRDQMTSSDDSFITLEATDPATGSVLSFQTLLSDFGPRRSLGVRLLWINLASRIEPIRNERLDDNWDKSVVHEFYKGPMPKWFSDEALERDSRKYYVVPESELHDNDWLQLLMEVALFSKTNHM; encoded by the exons ATGACAAGTTTGTGGGATATGGAGGAGGAGACTGGGAACGAACCGTCGCTGTTTGATTATCGTGGAGGAGATGATTCGGACTCCCAA GCTGATGGTCTGGATCCGCCTACATTATACAGGCAGTGGGGAGATGATCCTAACTATGATATCCGTCTCTGTGGTAGGATTGGACTCCAGTGCTACAATCTTCAGAAG gGAACAAACTTTAAGTTTAAGAGTTGGGAGATTTGTAGGGATCAGATGACTTCATCCGATGACTCGTTCATAACTTTGGAGGCAACGGATCCTGCCACTGGCTCGGTCTTGTCTTTTCAGACGCTGTTAAGCGATTTTGGACCTCGCCGTTCATTGGGTGTCAGACTTTTGTGGATCAACTTAGCCTCCAGAATCGAACCTATAC GTAACGAGCGTCTGGATGATAATTGGGACAAGAGCGTAGTACATGAATTCTACAAAGGTCCAATGCCCAAATGGTTTTCTGATGAAGCCTTGGAACGTGACAGTAGAAAATATTATGTG GTGCCTGAATCAGAGCTGCATGACAATGACTGGCTGCAACTTCTCATGGAAGTCGCTTTATTCTCCAAAACAAATC ACATGTAA
- the LOC106403011 gene encoding UPF0725 protein At5g63820 isoform X2 — MTSLWDMEEETGNEPSLFDYRGGDDSDSQADGLDPPTLYRQWGDDPNYDIRLCGRIGLQCYNLQKGTNFKFKSWEICRDQMTSSDDSFITLEATDPATGSVLSFQTLLSDFGPRRSLGVRLLWINLASRIEPIRNERLDDNWDKSVVHEFYKGPMPKWFSDEALERDSRKYYVVPESELHDNDWLQLLMEVALFSKTNRASLILSFFWQFLLSPK; from the exons ATGACAAGTTTGTGGGATATGGAGGAGGAGACTGGGAACGAACCGTCGCTGTTTGATTATCGTGGAGGAGATGATTCGGACTCCCAA GCTGATGGTCTGGATCCGCCTACATTATACAGGCAGTGGGGAGATGATCCTAACTATGATATCCGTCTCTGTGGTAGGATTGGACTCCAGTGCTACAATCTTCAGAAG gGAACAAACTTTAAGTTTAAGAGTTGGGAGATTTGTAGGGATCAGATGACTTCATCCGATGACTCGTTCATAACTTTGGAGGCAACGGATCCTGCCACTGGCTCGGTCTTGTCTTTTCAGACGCTGTTAAGCGATTTTGGACCTCGCCGTTCATTGGGTGTCAGACTTTTGTGGATCAACTTAGCCTCCAGAATCGAACCTATAC GTAACGAGCGTCTGGATGATAATTGGGACAAGAGCGTAGTACATGAATTCTACAAAGGTCCAATGCCCAAATGGTTTTCTGATGAAGCCTTGGAACGTGACAGTAGAAAATATTATGTG GTGCCTGAATCAGAGCTGCATGACAATGACTGGCTGCAACTTCTCATGGAAGTCGCTTTATTCTCCAAAACAAATCGTGCAAGtcttattctttcttttttttggcaatTCCTTTTATCTCCCAAATAA
- the LOC106403011 gene encoding UPF0725 protein At5g63820 isoform X1 → MTSLWDMEEETGNEPSLFDYRGGDDSDSQADGLDPPTLYRQWGDDPNYDIRLCGRIGLQCYNLQKGTNFKFKSWEICRDQMTSSDDSFITLEATDPATGSVLSFQTLLSDFGPRRSLGVRLLWINLASRIEPIQTSGNERLDDNWDKSVVHEFYKGPMPKWFSDEALERDSRKYYVVPESELHDNDWLQLLMEVALFSKTNRASLILSFFWQFLLSPK, encoded by the exons ATGACAAGTTTGTGGGATATGGAGGAGGAGACTGGGAACGAACCGTCGCTGTTTGATTATCGTGGAGGAGATGATTCGGACTCCCAA GCTGATGGTCTGGATCCGCCTACATTATACAGGCAGTGGGGAGATGATCCTAACTATGATATCCGTCTCTGTGGTAGGATTGGACTCCAGTGCTACAATCTTCAGAAG gGAACAAACTTTAAGTTTAAGAGTTGGGAGATTTGTAGGGATCAGATGACTTCATCCGATGACTCGTTCATAACTTTGGAGGCAACGGATCCTGCCACTGGCTCGGTCTTGTCTTTTCAGACGCTGTTAAGCGATTTTGGACCTCGCCGTTCATTGGGTGTCAGACTTTTGTGGATCAACTTAGCCTCCAGAATCGAACCTATAC AGACATCAGGTAACGAGCGTCTGGATGATAATTGGGACAAGAGCGTAGTACATGAATTCTACAAAGGTCCAATGCCCAAATGGTTTTCTGATGAAGCCTTGGAACGTGACAGTAGAAAATATTATGTG GTGCCTGAATCAGAGCTGCATGACAATGACTGGCTGCAACTTCTCATGGAAGTCGCTTTATTCTCCAAAACAAATCGTGCAAGtcttattctttcttttttttggcaatTCCTTTTATCTCCCAAATAA